In Streptomyces sp. NBC_00569, a single genomic region encodes these proteins:
- a CDS encoding SWIM zinc finger family protein — protein sequence MTDRHEYDDDLFDTEGNSERAGVSDEERVFAALAPVQGRGFAQSWWGQTWLKALEDTALDLQQLKAGRRLARAGSVGAVSVRPGRVTAVVGDRGGAVYRADVLLQQLSEEEWDRFLGMAVERAGHIAALLDREMPPHLVEDAAAAGVELLPGIGDLEPRCACDAWDHCAHTAALCYQLARLLDQDPFVLLLMRGRGERVLLDELQVRSVASASAGTADEEADEGLVDADGVDATEAFAAGSILPPLPATSPAPSAAGPVPSLDTETEPPPGTDVAALEFLRARAAAEAHRMLTDALAPGHELRAPDEELMTYQDAAKLAAGAPEAWIGARLAKRSGRDGDGLAAAALAWEHGGTAGLSVLEDEWTPDAETAARARTAVDAAWDAGEGPSLRATRNRWTAADSGTQIRLGRDGRWWPFRENRGRWLPAGPAAHDPAAALSAAAGDE from the coding sequence ATGACGGACCGTCACGAGTACGACGACGACCTGTTCGACACCGAGGGCAACAGCGAGAGGGCCGGCGTATCGGATGAGGAACGTGTCTTCGCGGCGCTGGCGCCCGTCCAGGGGCGCGGCTTCGCGCAGTCGTGGTGGGGGCAGACCTGGCTCAAGGCACTGGAGGACACGGCTCTCGACCTCCAGCAGCTGAAGGCGGGACGCCGGCTCGCGCGCGCAGGGTCCGTGGGGGCGGTCTCGGTGCGGCCCGGGCGGGTCACCGCGGTCGTCGGAGACCGGGGCGGCGCCGTGTACCGCGCCGACGTGCTCCTGCAACAGCTGAGCGAGGAGGAGTGGGACCGCTTCCTCGGGATGGCGGTCGAGCGGGCGGGGCACATCGCGGCGCTGCTCGACCGTGAGATGCCGCCGCACCTGGTCGAGGACGCGGCGGCGGCTGGTGTGGAACTGCTGCCCGGAATCGGCGACTTGGAGCCGCGCTGCGCGTGTGACGCGTGGGACCACTGCGCCCACACGGCCGCGCTCTGCTATCAGCTGGCCCGTCTCCTCGACCAGGATCCGTTCGTACTGCTGCTGATGCGCGGGCGTGGCGAGCGAGTGCTGCTCGACGAACTCCAGGTGCGCAGCGTCGCGTCCGCCTCGGCCGGGACTGCAGACGAGGAGGCCGACGAGGGGCTGGTGGACGCGGACGGCGTCGACGCCACGGAGGCCTTCGCGGCGGGGAGCATACTGCCGCCGCTGCCCGCCACTTCCCCGGCGCCGTCCGCGGCGGGGCCCGTACCGTCCCTTGACACGGAGACGGAGCCGCCCCCCGGGACGGATGTGGCGGCGCTGGAGTTCCTCAGGGCGCGGGCGGCCGCCGAGGCGCACCGGATGCTGACGGATGCGCTGGCTCCCGGCCACGAACTCCGCGCACCGGATGAGGAATTGATGACCTATCAGGACGCCGCCAAACTGGCCGCGGGCGCCCCCGAGGCGTGGATCGGGGCACGGCTCGCAAAGAGGTCGGGGCGGGACGGCGACGGGCTCGCGGCGGCCGCGCTGGCATGGGAACACGGAGGCACCGCGGGCCTGTCCGTCCTGGAGGACGAGTGGACGCCGGACGCGGAGACAGCGGCACGCGCGCGTACCGCTGTCGACGCGGCCTGGGACGCCGGGGAGGGCCCGTCGTTGCGGGCGACCCGCAATCGGTGGACGGCCGCCGACTCGGGCACACAGATCCGTCTCGGCCGCGACGGTCGCTGGTGGCCGTTCCGCGAGAACCGCGGCCGGTGGCTCCCGGCGGGCCCGGCCGCCCACGACCCGGCCGCGGCGCTGTCGGCCGCCGCCGGGGACGAGTGA
- a CDS encoding DEAD/DEAH box helicase, whose protein sequence is MATLPEISELVRCCAVFVPGDPAREGRVAFWRPDGERPPHTEAGTPEELSLAVPGDTGAERESVPAVLLPVRAALPVLTRARATAQAHPTAVFWGAASVLALQFAARGLLLPGLTPTDHDAWRAGPLRAEDLARVGELAAAMPPEAHATPLDGPGPLRLPAPEALLRAFLDAVADTLPRSPAASLAAGARPFAATEPQQVPDHRAWAADVAAGHDAGVRISLRVEVPGLDRDLTGAADEKHVAFRAVLQMHSVSDPALVADAGEVWAAPGASAKAFGPRARMDALLALRRAARAWAPLTPLLSAAVPDTLDLADEEITDLLGAGARALAAAGVDVHWPRQLARRLSARAVIGPPDERPPGGKDPDRLRRDIPSFLAADALLAFNWRFALGDQELSREELDRLAEANRPVVRLRDQWVLIDPEEARRAREHQDRKVTPIDALGAVLTGSTEVDGRRVDVHPTGWLAELRERLADPEGMEPVGQPAALSADLRDYQLRGLNWLARMTSLGLGACLADDMGLGKTITLIALHLHRQTAPETAAPTLVVCPTSLMGNWQREIEKFAPGTPVRRFHGGRRSLDDLAAGEFVLTTYGTMRLDAAQLAGVDWGMVVTDEAQHVKNPHSATAKELRTIGARARVALTGTPVENNLSELWAILDWATPGLLGKLGTFRTRYARAVEEGKDPAAAQRLSQLVRPFLLRRRKSDPGIAPELPPKTETDRAVSLTTEQTGLYEAVVRETLAEISGADGIARRGLIVKLLTGLKQICNHPAQFLKEEAPRIPGRSGKLELLDELLDTILSEDASVLVFTQYVQMGRLIEQHLAARGVPSQFLHGGTPIAAREAMVGRFQEGEVPVFLLSLKAAGTGLNLTRAEHVVHYDRWWNPAVEAQATDRAYRIGQNRPVQVHRLIAEGTIEDRIADMLVRKRELADAVLGSGEAALTELTDSELADLVELRGGAR, encoded by the coding sequence GTGGCAACACTCCCCGAGATCTCCGAACTGGTCCGCTGCTGCGCTGTCTTCGTGCCCGGTGACCCGGCACGCGAAGGACGAGTCGCCTTCTGGCGCCCCGACGGCGAACGGCCTCCGCACACCGAGGCCGGCACGCCCGAGGAGTTGAGCCTCGCCGTGCCCGGAGACACCGGTGCGGAGCGCGAGTCCGTCCCCGCCGTCCTGCTGCCCGTACGCGCCGCGCTGCCGGTCCTCACGCGCGCGCGTGCCACCGCGCAGGCGCACCCGACCGCCGTCTTCTGGGGCGCCGCCTCCGTGCTCGCCCTCCAGTTCGCGGCGCGCGGCCTGCTGCTGCCCGGGCTCACGCCGACCGATCACGACGCCTGGCGCGCGGGCCCGCTACGGGCCGAGGACCTGGCGCGGGTCGGTGAACTGGCCGCCGCTATGCCGCCCGAGGCCCACGCGACACCCCTGGACGGACCGGGTCCGCTGCGCCTCCCCGCGCCCGAGGCACTGCTGCGCGCCTTCCTCGACGCCGTCGCCGACACCCTGCCCCGCTCGCCCGCGGCGAGCCTCGCGGCGGGCGCGCGGCCCTTCGCCGCGACCGAACCGCAGCAGGTGCCCGACCATCGCGCGTGGGCCGCCGATGTCGCCGCGGGACACGACGCGGGCGTGCGGATCTCGCTGCGCGTCGAGGTGCCGGGCCTCGACCGGGACCTGACGGGAGCCGCGGACGAGAAGCACGTCGCCTTCCGCGCCGTGCTCCAGATGCACAGCGTCAGCGACCCCGCGCTGGTCGCCGACGCCGGCGAGGTCTGGGCGGCACCGGGCGCTTCGGCCAAAGCGTTCGGGCCGCGGGCCCGCATGGACGCCCTGCTCGCGCTGCGGCGCGCAGCACGCGCCTGGGCCCCCCTCACGCCGCTGCTCTCGGCGGCCGTCCCTGACACGCTGGATCTCGCGGACGAGGAGATCACCGACCTGCTCGGCGCCGGTGCGCGGGCCCTCGCGGCGGCGGGCGTCGACGTGCACTGGCCCCGGCAGTTGGCGCGCCGGCTGAGCGCACGCGCGGTCATCGGCCCTCCGGACGAGAGGCCACCCGGAGGGAAGGACCCGGACCGGCTCCGGAGGGACATCCCGTCGTTCCTCGCGGCGGACGCGCTCCTCGCGTTCAACTGGCGCTTCGCGCTGGGCGACCAGGAGCTGAGCCGGGAGGAGCTCGACCGGCTCGCCGAGGCCAACCGTCCCGTGGTCAGGCTGCGCGACCAGTGGGTCCTCATCGATCCCGAGGAGGCCCGGCGCGCCCGCGAGCACCAGGACCGCAAGGTCACGCCGATCGACGCGCTCGGCGCGGTCCTGACGGGCTCCACGGAGGTCGACGGCCGCCGCGTCGACGTCCACCCGACGGGTTGGCTCGCGGAGCTGCGGGAGCGGCTCGCCGACCCGGAGGGCATGGAGCCCGTCGGACAGCCCGCCGCGCTGTCCGCCGACCTGCGCGACTACCAGCTGCGCGGCCTGAACTGGCTGGCCCGGATGACGTCCCTCGGCCTCGGTGCCTGCCTCGCCGACGACATGGGCCTGGGCAAGACGATCACGCTGATCGCCCTCCACCTGCACCGGCAGACCGCACCGGAGACCGCCGCCCCGACCCTCGTCGTCTGTCCCACGTCTCTCATGGGCAACTGGCAGCGCGAGATCGAGAAGTTCGCGCCCGGCACCCCCGTGCGCCGCTTCCACGGCGGGCGCCGCAGCCTGGACGACCTCGCCGCCGGCGAGTTCGTGCTCACCACGTACGGCACGATGCGGCTCGACGCCGCGCAACTCGCTGGCGTCGACTGGGGCATGGTCGTCACCGACGAGGCACAGCACGTCAAGAACCCGCACTCGGCGACCGCGAAGGAGCTCCGGACGATCGGTGCCCGCGCGCGCGTGGCGCTCACCGGCACCCCCGTGGAGAACAACCTGTCCGAGCTGTGGGCGATCCTCGACTGGGCGACCCCGGGGCTGCTCGGGAAGCTCGGCACGTTCCGCACGCGTTACGCGCGCGCGGTGGAGGAGGGCAAGGACCCAGCCGCCGCCCAGCGCCTGTCCCAACTGGTGCGTCCCTTCCTGCTCAGACGCCGCAAGTCGGACCCCGGCATCGCGCCCGAGCTCCCGCCGAAGACCGAGACCGACCGCGCCGTGTCCCTCACCACCGAGCAGACGGGGCTCTACGAGGCCGTGGTACGCGAGACGCTCGCCGAGATCTCCGGAGCGGACGGCATCGCCCGCCGCGGACTGATCGTCAAACTCCTCACGGGTCTCAAGCAGATCTGCAACCACCCGGCCCAGTTCCTCAAGGAGGAAGCGCCGCGCATCCCCGGCCGCTCCGGCAAGCTGGAGCTGCTCGACGAACTGCTCGACACCATCCTCTCCGAGGACGCGAGTGTCCTGGTCTTCACGCAGTACGTACAGATGGGGCGCCTGATCGAGCAGCATCTGGCAGCTCGCGGCGTGCCCTCGCAGTTCCTCCACGGCGGCACGCCCATCGCCGCGCGCGAGGCGATGGTGGGGCGCTTCCAGGAGGGCGAGGTGCCGGTCTTCCTGCTTTCCCTGAAGGCAGCGGGTACGGGCCTCAACCTCACCCGCGCCGAGCATGTCGTGCACTACGACCGCTGGTGGAACCCCGCCGTCGAGGCGCAGGCGACGGACCGCGCGTACCGGATCGGGCAGAACAGGCCGGTGCAGGTCCACCGCCTGATCGCGGAGGGGACGATCGAGGACCGGATCGCCGACATGCTGGTCCGCAAGCGGGAGTTGGCCGACGCGGTGCTCGGGTCCGGCGAGGCGGCCCTGACCGAACTGACCGATTCCGAACTGGCCGATCTGGTCGAGCTGCGAGGGGGCGCACGATGA
- a CDS encoding fatty acid desaturase family protein: MTLAVEPVVDHSSGAAGAQPQGSEFTPLLRTVKSQDLLERRTGWYVRNIALNALSLAAVGTGMALIGGSWWVLALAPVLAVLCARTAFVGHDAGHAQITGNRAVSRVIGLIHGNLLLGMSYSWWNDKHNRHHANPNHIDKDPDVAADVLVFTSKQAATRSGFRRWLTRNQAWLFFPLTLLEGLAVKLYGFQDLRRQPPRERAVEGMLLIAHVIGYVTLLLTTMPLGHALAFAAIHQALFGLHLGMAFAPNHKGMEMPDPDGERWGHLRRQVLTSRNIKGGALTDWFLGGLNYQIEHHLFPSMPRPHLRLAQPLVKTHCRDLGIPFTETGLVDSYRQALRHMYEVGEPLRME, translated from the coding sequence ATGACCCTGGCCGTCGAACCCGTAGTGGACCATTCCTCAGGAGCGGCCGGGGCGCAGCCGCAAGGTAGCGAGTTCACGCCGTTGCTGCGCACCGTCAAGAGCCAGGATCTCCTGGAGCGGCGCACCGGCTGGTACGTGCGCAACATCGCGTTGAACGCCCTGTCCCTCGCCGCCGTCGGCACGGGCATGGCCCTCATCGGCGGTTCCTGGTGGGTCCTCGCGCTCGCGCCGGTCCTCGCGGTGCTCTGCGCGCGCACCGCCTTCGTGGGGCACGACGCCGGCCACGCGCAGATCACCGGAAACCGCGCGGTGAGCCGGGTCATCGGGCTCATCCACGGCAATCTCCTGCTCGGCATGAGCTACAGCTGGTGGAACGACAAGCACAACCGGCACCACGCCAACCCCAACCACATCGACAAGGACCCCGATGTGGCCGCCGACGTCCTCGTCTTCACGAGCAAGCAGGCCGCGACCCGCTCCGGCTTCCGCCGCTGGCTCACCCGCAACCAGGCCTGGCTGTTCTTCCCGCTGACCCTTCTGGAGGGCCTCGCCGTGAAGCTCTACGGCTTCCAGGACCTGCGCCGCCAGCCCCCGCGCGAGCGTGCCGTGGAGGGAATGCTCCTCATCGCGCACGTCATCGGCTACGTGACCCTGCTCCTGACCACCATGCCGCTCGGTCATGCCCTCGCCTTCGCGGCGATCCACCAGGCACTGTTCGGCCTGCACCTCGGTATGGCCTTCGCGCCGAACCACAAGGGCATGGAGATGCCCGACCCGGACGGCGAACGCTGGGGTCATCTGCGCCGACAGGTCCTCACCTCCCGCAACATCAAGGGTGGAGCACTGACCGACTGGTTCCTCGGCGGCCTCAACTACCAGATCGAGCACCACCTCTTCCCGAGCATGCCCCGCCCTCATCTGCGCCTGGCCCAGCCCCTCGTCAAGACCCACTGCCGCGACCTGGGCATCCCCTTCACCGAGACCGGGCTCGTCGACTCCTACCGGCAGGCCCTGCGCCACATGTACGAGGTCGGGGAGCCGCTGCGCATGGAGTGA
- a CDS encoding tannase/feruloyl esterase family alpha/beta hydrolase: protein MRVSGTVPLFATALLALAASGPVPAGAAAESGGGSAHCARQERVHVPGAALQQSACLDDLTTAALAGTPYTDTADQAGLTAKGTRNPTGVPGSQIDGYFPDDSTSNATHGWQHDAQFVIRLPDHWNGGLVVTGSPGNRKQYSTDAAISDRVLAQGYAYAATDKGNTGPDFYRDGKRPGDAIVEWNDRTTQLTRAAKKAVAQRYGRAPRRTYMTGISNAGYLTRWQLENHPELYDGGVDWEGTLWTADGPNLLTSLPTAVAYGLGEADADDLYRAGFARGSEFLWAYHQKAYWGITQKIYRAEFDPSYDSKCPGPSAGSTTDELLAPCASDASYDYAARPASVHRAVARVALSGRIGKPLITLQGDLDTLLPIAADADVYGRMVDDRGRGRLHRSYTVQDGTHTDGLYDTYPDRLRPVLPCYRSAFDVLTAWVEDGTRPPADHTIARPASGDVVNSCSATEATAATRP from the coding sequence ATGCGCGTGTCCGGAACAGTCCCCCTCTTCGCCACAGCTCTGCTCGCGCTGGCCGCCTCGGGGCCGGTGCCCGCGGGGGCCGCCGCGGAGAGCGGCGGAGGCTCGGCGCACTGCGCGCGCCAGGAGCGGGTGCACGTCCCGGGTGCCGCCCTTCAACAGAGCGCCTGCCTCGACGACTTGACGACTGCGGCCCTGGCCGGAACCCCGTACACCGACACCGCCGACCAGGCGGGCCTCACCGCGAAGGGGACCCGCAACCCGACCGGTGTCCCTGGCTCGCAGATCGACGGGTACTTCCCGGACGACTCCACGTCGAACGCGACGCACGGCTGGCAGCACGACGCCCAGTTCGTGATCAGGCTGCCCGACCACTGGAACGGCGGCCTCGTGGTGACCGGCTCACCCGGCAACCGTAAGCAGTACTCGACGGACGCGGCGATCTCCGACCGTGTCCTGGCCCAGGGATACGCCTACGCGGCGACCGACAAGGGCAACACCGGCCCTGACTTCTACCGTGACGGAAAACGTCCCGGCGACGCGATCGTCGAGTGGAACGACCGGACCACCCAACTCACCAGAGCGGCGAAGAAGGCCGTGGCCCAGCGCTACGGCCGGGCTCCGCGGCGGACCTACATGACCGGCATCTCCAACGCCGGATATCTGACGCGCTGGCAGCTGGAGAACCATCCCGAGCTGTACGACGGAGGCGTGGACTGGGAGGGCACCCTCTGGACCGCGGACGGTCCGAACCTGCTCACGTCACTGCCGACCGCCGTCGCCTACGGGCTCGGGGAGGCCGACGCCGACGATCTGTACCGCGCGGGCTTCGCGCGCGGGTCGGAATTCCTGTGGGCCTACCACCAGAAGGCCTACTGGGGGATCACGCAGAAGATCTACCGCGCCGAGTTCGACCCCTCGTACGACTCCAAGTGCCCGGGCCCGTCGGCGGGTTCGACGACGGACGAGCTGCTCGCTCCGTGTGCGTCCGACGCCTCCTACGACTACGCGGCACGCCCCGCCTCGGTCCACCGGGCCGTCGCACGGGTCGCGCTGAGCGGGCGGATCGGCAAGCCGCTGATCACGCTCCAGGGCGACCTGGACACCCTGCTGCCGATCGCGGCCGACGCCGACGTCTACGGACGGATGGTCGACGACCGTGGGCGCGGCCGCCTGCACCGCTCGTACACCGTGCAGGACGGCACGCACACCGATGGCCTCTACGACACCTATCCCGACCGGCTGCGGCCCGTGCTGCCCTGCTACCGGTCCGCGTTCGACGTGCTCACCGCGTGGGTGGAGGACGGCACGCGACCGCCGGCCGACCACACGATCGCCAGGCCGGCGAGCGGCGACGTCGTCAACAGCTGCTCGGCGACGGAAGCGACAGCCGCCACCCGCCCGTAG
- a CDS encoding PadR family transcriptional regulator — protein MLELAILGFLYEAPLHGYELRKRITALTGHVRPVAESTLYPAIKRLEKAGLLTRETQPGSVAAQRHVLNLTAAGREELRGRLAEPGRADITDENRWFTILAFLRHLDDPAAQATVLARRLAFLEEPASFFYEGERPLRAEELDDPFRRGILTIARATSRAELTWLRSTLTDLRARTETKLF, from the coding sequence ATGCTGGAACTCGCCATCCTCGGTTTCCTCTACGAAGCGCCCCTGCACGGATACGAGCTGCGCAAACGGATCACGGCACTGACCGGACACGTACGGCCCGTCGCCGAGAGCACGCTCTATCCGGCGATCAAGCGTCTGGAGAAGGCGGGCCTGCTCACCCGCGAGACGCAGCCGGGGTCGGTCGCCGCCCAGCGCCACGTCCTCAACCTCACGGCAGCGGGCCGGGAGGAGCTCCGCGGCAGACTGGCCGAGCCCGGCCGGGCCGACATCACCGACGAGAACCGCTGGTTCACGATCCTCGCGTTCCTGCGGCACCTCGACGACCCGGCGGCGCAGGCGACCGTGCTCGCGCGCAGACTGGCATTCCTGGAGGAACCGGCCAGCTTCTTCTACGAGGGTGAACGCCCTCTGCGCGCCGAGGAGTTGGACGACCCGTTCCGCCGCGGCATCCTCACCATTGCCCGCGCGACCAGCCGGGCCGAACTGACCTGGCTGCGCTCCACCCTCACGGACTTGCGAGCACGCACGGAGACAAAACTCTTCTGA
- a CDS encoding alpha/beta fold hydrolase, whose protein sequence is MKQARFDAQGSCIRWVEADGDGAPLVYVHGLGSASTVYHAHIAGRPELAGRRSLFVDLPGHGISDRPADFGYSLDDHADALAAALDAAGVSGAELVAHSMGGAVAIVLAHLRRDLVSRLVLTEANLDPYPPRVEGSSGIASYGEDEYVNGVGHARVLAKVGPLWAATMRLADPLALHRTAVGLAQGTRPTMRRMLMDLDIDRLYLQGARSGELADRAGLEAAGVRVRTVPDAGHNVMFDNAEAFAAAVADHVLTSPGTR, encoded by the coding sequence ATGAAGCAGGCCCGGTTCGACGCGCAGGGGAGCTGTATCCGCTGGGTCGAGGCCGACGGGGACGGGGCTCCGCTGGTGTACGTCCATGGGCTGGGGTCCGCCTCGACCGTCTACCATGCGCACATCGCCGGACGGCCCGAACTCGCGGGCCGGCGTTCGCTGTTCGTCGATCTGCCGGGGCACGGCATCAGTGACCGGCCCGCCGACTTCGGGTACTCGCTGGACGACCACGCCGATGCTCTGGCGGCCGCTCTCGACGCGGCCGGTGTGTCCGGGGCCGAGCTCGTCGCGCACAGCATGGGCGGCGCCGTGGCGATCGTTCTCGCCCACCTGCGCCGCGACCTCGTCTCGCGGCTCGTGCTCACCGAGGCGAACCTCGACCCGTACCCTCCCCGTGTGGAGGGCAGCAGCGGAATCGCCTCCTACGGGGAGGACGAGTACGTCAACGGCGTCGGCCACGCGCGCGTGCTCGCCAAGGTCGGTCCTCTATGGGCGGCCACCATGCGTCTGGCGGACCCCCTCGCCCTGCACCGAACCGCTGTCGGACTCGCTCAAGGCACCCGCCCCACCATGCGGCGGATGCTCATGGACCTGGACATCGACCGGCTGTATCTCCAGGGCGCGCGCAGCGGCGAACTCGCGGACCGCGCGGGCCTCGAGGCTGCGGGTGTACGCGTGCGTACCGTGCCCGACGCCGGGCACAACGTCATGTTCGACAACGCGGAGGCCTTCGCCGCGGCGGTGGCGGACCACGTTCTCACGTCGCCCGGCACGCGTTAG
- a CDS encoding class I SAM-dependent methyltransferase: MSDDHTHVQEFFSARAAHWDTRFPDDGPRFEAAVAELGLRTGDRVLDAGCGTGRALPALRDAVGPSGAVLGVDLTPAMLEAAARAGRDRAGSLMLADVTRLPVRSQSLDAVFGSGLVAHLPRPQENLRELARVVRPGGLLALFHPIGRAALAARQSRELTPDDLRAEPNLRSLLAGSGWRMTSYVDEDARFLALAERRG, from the coding sequence ATGAGCGACGACCACACGCACGTTCAGGAGTTCTTCTCGGCCCGCGCGGCCCACTGGGACACACGGTTCCCCGACGACGGTCCGCGCTTCGAGGCGGCCGTCGCCGAGTTGGGGCTCCGCACGGGCGACCGGGTGCTCGACGCGGGATGCGGCACCGGACGCGCCCTGCCGGCGCTCAGGGACGCCGTGGGGCCTTCGGGGGCCGTACTCGGCGTCGACCTGACGCCCGCGATGCTGGAGGCCGCCGCGCGGGCGGGACGGGATCGCGCCGGCTCGCTGATGCTCGCCGACGTGACGCGCCTACCCGTACGGTCCCAGTCGCTCGACGCCGTCTTCGGTTCCGGCCTTGTCGCGCACCTGCCCCGACCCCAGGAGAATCTGCGGGAGTTGGCGAGGGTGGTGCGCCCGGGTGGACTCCTCGCGCTGTTCCACCCCATCGGGCGAGCGGCACTGGCCGCCCGACAGAGCCGCGAGCTCACCCCGGACGACCTGCGCGCCGAACCGAACCTCCGCTCGCTGCTGGCCGGTTCGGGCTGGCGGATGACCTCGTACGTGGATGAGGACGCCCGTTTCCTGGCGCTGGCGGAGCGCCGGGGCTAA
- a CDS encoding MHYT domain-containing protein yields MGHLDHATFGWLTPVLSYVMAAIGAALGLRCTVRALGATGRSRRNWLITAASAIGTGIWTMHFVAMLGFGVTGTEIRYDVPLTVLSLVVAVAVVGVGVFAVGYSRDRNRALALGGLTTGLGVASMHYLGMAALRLHGQVRYDLLLVGLSVAIAVVAATAALWAGLNIKSPAAVAVASLVMGGAVSSMHYTGMMAVSVKVASSAAALPGATAMQFIFPLAVGLGSYLFLTSAFVALSPTTGEREASASAQRPVESVAR; encoded by the coding sequence ATGGGACACCTGGACCACGCCACCTTCGGCTGGCTTACCCCCGTGCTGTCATACGTGATGGCCGCCATCGGCGCCGCGCTCGGTCTGCGCTGCACCGTCCGCGCCCTCGGCGCCACCGGCCGTTCGCGGCGCAACTGGCTGATCACCGCGGCGTCCGCGATCGGCACGGGCATCTGGACGATGCACTTCGTGGCGATGCTCGGCTTCGGCGTCACCGGGACGGAGATCCGCTACGACGTGCCGCTCACCGTCCTCAGCCTGGTCGTCGCCGTGGCCGTCGTGGGCGTCGGCGTCTTCGCCGTCGGCTACAGCCGCGACCGCAACCGCGCCCTCGCCCTCGGCGGGCTCACCACGGGACTCGGCGTCGCGAGCATGCACTACCTGGGCATGGCGGCGCTGCGCCTGCACGGCCAGGTGCGCTACGACCTGCTGCTCGTGGGGCTCTCCGTCGCCATCGCCGTCGTCGCCGCGACGGCCGCCCTCTGGGCCGGACTCAACATCAAGTCGCCCGCCGCCGTCGCGGTCGCCTCCCTCGTCATGGGCGGCGCGGTGAGCAGCATGCACTACACCGGAATGATGGCGGTGAGCGTGAAGGTCGCGTCCTCCGCAGCGGCCCTGCCCGGGGCCACGGCGATGCAGTTCATCTTCCCCCTCGCCGTCGGCCTCGGGTCCTACCTCTTCCTGACGTCCGCGTTCGTCGCGCTGTCACCCACCACGGGGGAGCGCGAGGCCTCCGCGTCGGCCCAACGGCCCGTCGAGAGCGTCGCCCGCTGA